CCGCCATGAACCTGCCGCCCACCGCCACACTGGTTGAACAACTGGCCACCGAACTCAAGGCGCGCGGCCAGTTCCTGGCCACGGCCGAGAGCTGCACCGGCGGCCTGATCGCCAGCGCCTGCACCGAGCTCAGTGGATCGAGCGACTGGTTCGAGCGCGGCTTCGTCACCTATTCCAACGCCGCCAAGTCCGAGCTGCTGGGCGTGTCCGCCGCGCTGATCGAAGAACACGGCGCGGTGAGCGAGGCGGTGGCGCGCGCCATGGCCACCGGGGCGGTGGTCAACGCCCACGCGCACTGGTCGGTGGCGGTCACCGGCATTGCCGGCCCCACCGGTGGCAGCGCCGACAAACCGGTGGGCACGGTGTGGTTCGGCTGGGCCACGCCCGAGGGCGTGTTCACCGAACACCAGCGCTTCGACGGCGACCGCGCCGCCGTGCGCCAGGCCACGGTGCGGCACGCGCTGGCCGGGCTGCTGCTCCGCCTGCGCTGACGGGAGCGCCCTCAGACATGGCCGAACCGTTCAAGAACCTCATCAACCCCCGCACC
This Hydrogenophaga taeniospiralis DNA region includes the following protein-coding sequences:
- a CDS encoding CinA family protein produces the protein MNLPPTATLVEQLATELKARGQFLATAESCTGGLIASACTELSGSSDWFERGFVTYSNAAKSELLGVSAALIEEHGAVSEAVARAMATGAVVNAHAHWSVAVTGIAGPTGGSADKPVGTVWFGWATPEGVFTEHQRFDGDRAAVRQATVRHALAGLLLRLR